A window of Candidatus Aegiribacteria sp. genomic DNA:
ACGGGGCTTCCAGTCAACGATGAGACACTTGCGTACATTCCTATTGATCTTGCTCAGAGAATGTATCTCCCCGATGGCGGTTATTCGGGAATGAATATCCGCCCGGCAGAAGGTTTCTCCCCTGAGAAAACCGCGGAAGAGATCCGCGAAATACTTCCCGCTTCTATTTCCATTAAAACATGGAGGGAACTGAATCCGGATCTGACAGCTTCAATGAAACTGGAAAGAATGGGAGCATTTCTGGCACTTCTTCTCATTACTCTTGTAGCGACATTCAACATAATGGGAACCATATCCAGATCAGCAATTGAAAGAATGAGAGACATTTCCGTTCTGAAAGCAATGGGTGCAACCGACAGTTTGATCTTCAGAGTATTCCTGTGGGAAGGCGCGCTTGTAGGAGTAATCGGTGTATGCCTTGGGCTGATGATCGGTCTTGCCTGCTGCTGGGCTATCGGTGAAACAAACATCATTCAGCTCCCTGATGTGTATTCGTTTCATGAAAACATCCCTGTCAGTATCTCAATTCCGGAAGTTGTCCTGGTAGGAATCGTCGCGTTCCTGCTCAGTATTGGTTCCGGCGTTCTTCCCGCCATGAAAGCTGCCAGGCTGGATCCGGTAAAGGGGCTGGGGAGTTGAACTTCCTTCTGATACTGCTTCTGGCTTACACTTATTCACCTCAGGATTCCTGCTGGAACCTTGTAACTCTTGACAGCATTCCGGATAGAGCGATTCTATTCGCCGAGATCGCGGCAAGAGACGGCGGACAGGCAGGTGTTGATCTGGCTGTGATGCTGGAAATCGCAGGGAGATTCCCGCAGTCATTAATGTGTTACAATCTGGCGGCTAATTCCGCTTCCGACCCTCTCCTTGTTGAATGGCTGGATACCAGAATAAGCGGAACCAGGATCCTTGATACTCTCCTGATTCTGAAAACTGTAATCAGTAATAAGAGTGATATTACCGCAACTGACATCACTGTGGAAATACCTCTGCCTGAATCACACCCGCCTTACCAGAGAATTGATTATCTGGCCAGTTCGTTCGTACAGGATGGGAATCTGCTGAAGCACCATATTCCCACCCTTCCGGGAAGAACACAGATCATCCTGCCGCTTGTTCTGCACATAACTCAGAACCCGTACACGTTCAGACCATTCTCCAGATCTTCTCCGTGTATGGATATACCATTTGATGATTTAACTTCATTGATCAGATCCCTTCCAGTTCCAGCCGAAACGGATAATCAGGGACCATGTCTCGAAATGGCAAATACGCTTAGGGAAAGAAGCATCGAGATCGGTCTGGATCTTCAGACGGTAGGAGGATTGGTCAGAATCGGAACCGACAGTATCCTGTTCCATGCCTGGAATCTGGTTTCCAATAATGGTTTACCGATAGACGCTCTCCTTTTTCTGACTGATTCTCTCAGAGGAATAGGACATTGTCCAACGGATCTGATCCCTCTGTGGAATTATGAATACACGAATGGACATGAAGTGTCTGTGTATTACAGAAATCAGGATGCTGAACTCAGCGTATCCATGGAAGCGATATTTACCAGCCCTGAATCAATCATGTGGATACTGGAAATTATTAATACGCACATTTCACCAGGGTTACTACTGCAACGGCGCATAAGACCCCCGCATACTGCGTTATGCTCAATCGGTTCTCCTTGAAGTATTTAATCTTTCGCCCGCGGATGCTCATTCGCATGCCTTGTCTGCGAGCACTTCTGCACCGTTTCGCATTCGCAACCTGGTGGAATATGCGAATTAATCGTTTTTCAATAGTGGCACTTCAATGAACAGAAGAACTTTCCTGAAAACCGCGGCTGCCGTTACCGCCGGGGGAGCAACAGGAGGCTTATGGTCCGCATTCATTGAACCTCACTGGCTTGAAACCACATACACGCAGGTACCCATGGTTAATCTGCCGATGAAATTCAGGGGCTTCCGAATCGCGCTGCTTACCGATATTCATCTTGGACCGTTTGTCACCGAATCGTGGGTGCAGAACTCTGTTGCTGTAATTAACTCAATGAAGATCGATCTGGTTGTACTTGGTGGTGACTTCGTGATGCACAGTGCAAGTTACATTGAACCGTGCATGAGGATTCTTGCCGATCTTACTCCTCCGTCGGTCGCAGTTCTTGGTAATCATGATCACTGGGAAGACGCAGAACTCACCGAGACACTTCTTCATGATCTGGCGGGTTCAGAAGTACTCAGAAACAGGGGAACATGGATCACTAGAGAAGATGCTTCAATCCGAATATGGGGAGTTGGGGATCTATGGGAAGACGAACAGCTGCTGGACGGCTGCCGACCCGACCGATACAACGGACCTGTAATCCTGATAACACACAATCCTGATTTCGCTGAGGAGATACCGGAGGGTACGGCTGATCTTGTTCTCGCGGGGCATACACATGGCGGGCAGGTTGTACTACCCATCATTGGCGCTCCGATTCTACCCTCATATTACGGGCAGAAATACCGCTCCGGTACTGTCTGGAATGGAAAAACAATGGTTTACGTATCAAGGGGCATAGGTGTAGGAAGCCCTCCCGTAAGGCTGAATTGCAGACCGGAGCTTGCTGTACTGGAATTATGTTCCGCAAACTGAGCCCCAGGAGGTTCTCATGAGACGAATATTGCTTACAACTGCCCTGATATTACTTATCCAGAACTTCACCGGATGCGGAAGCAGCAACGATTCCAGCCGGGAAGTGTCCACAGAAGAAAATACCGATGCTCAAATCGATCCTGTCTCCGAAGTACTTCAGAGATGCATAGAAGCAGCAGGCGGCCGGGA
This region includes:
- a CDS encoding ABC transporter permease — encoded protein: MNSLSWHLAWRYLRRHPRRKRFAFSTVVSVAGVALGVGALMIVMGVLTGLEDFIEESVITVDSPITITPDSGNVLHLTDDFIEEIEILPSVSSISPFIQGEAIIRLPSRGVDSGCRILGVDEEKFTEGMMGSKLSYGELTLSTPEGSDCIIMGIYLAEEFFHPVGDTLFLFPPKAFFSSRSHAIGRAILSGAVETGLPVNDETLAYIPIDLAQRMYLPDGGYSGMNIRPAEGFSPEKTAEEIREILPASISIKTWRELNPDLTASMKLERMGAFLALLLITLVATFNIMGTISRSAIERMRDISVLKAMGATDSLIFRVFLWEGALVGVIGVCLGLMIGLACCWAIGETNIIQLPDVYSFHENIPVSISIPEVVLVGIVAFLLSIGSGVLPAMKAARLDPVKGLGS
- a CDS encoding metallophosphoesterase, yielding MNRRTFLKTAAAVTAGGATGGLWSAFIEPHWLETTYTQVPMVNLPMKFRGFRIALLTDIHLGPFVTESWVQNSVAVINSMKIDLVVLGGDFVMHSASYIEPCMRILADLTPPSVAVLGNHDHWEDAELTETLLHDLAGSEVLRNRGTWITREDASIRIWGVGDLWEDEQLLDGCRPDRYNGPVILITHNPDFAEEIPEGTADLVLAGHTHGGQVVLPIIGAPILPSYYGQKYRSGTVWNGKTMVYVSRGIGVGSPPVRLNCRPELAVLELCSAN